The sequence CACCCCGAATTATGCAATAACGCTAGAAACTAACGTAGAAGATAGCTATTTATATTTGTTAGAACTACATATGAAATGCATTTGGAAAACTATCTATAAATACAAAAGCAGTAGACTTATACACAAACTTACATAGTGCATATTACGAAAAAACGTGTTTTGGCTCAAACAACTCAATGACTTAGGTATGGAGTTTGGCCTAAAGCTTGAAGAAAACATAACTGCTACGGACTGGCAAAATCGCTGTACCCAGCTTTTATCAAAGATtaaactacaaaatttaaacacGGCAAAACAAAAAGCACTATCAAGCACCACTCGAATATATAACCACTTAGATTACTCAAAAGGAGaatcatacttacatacagaGAAGATATGCGGTTAGCTGACATAACAACCATATTtaaagcaagatgtggtttgTTAAAAATGAGACACGGTAAAAATTTGCACACTTTGCAActcaaacgaagaagaagacATGTATCACTTCTTAGGAAGGTGCCCTGCACTGAAGGAAATCAGACAAAGATACTTAAATGCTGTGACAGACAACATCGTTATtgtcataaacatttttatttatttactttactatattaaatgaattaatgtatgaatgaaatcaatttttagccatcattttttataaattaattaaagaatagcatactactactactactactgtcTAGATTTTCTACAAAcaacatgaagcaataattttttatgcaatatgGTTTGCGCATCTCAACATTATTTACACAAAGGCTGACTTCCTAAATGCCATTTGCGCTGCATAAGTACAAAGTCAAATGTTCCTAAATGCAAAAGTCGATTATACGTTACCGTCGAAAATTCCTAAATGCATGCATCAGGTATCGACTTGCATCGTAATCGAAATTTGCGCATCACTAAATTTTGTGATACTTGTATTTTAAAAGGCAATTAAAATGGCAGAGGTTGAAACGTAAGTAAATGTGcttaattgtaaaataatttgagttgtacccaactaatttatttattatttacattttagtgAAAAGAAGTGGACATTCAATTTGACCAAGTTATTGATCACGACCAGGTGGGAAAGTGAACCGGAGTTTGCGGGCAAAAAACGCAAAAAGACAGTTTTGTGGCAGCAGGTGCTCCTTAAAATGAAAGAAACTGAACCAGGACTGACATTCACTCGTGACGATATAACTCGAAAGTTTTTAAATCTAATGGTAACCTATAGGCGcattaaaaaaaggaacaacaCATCTGGGCAAGGTGCGACAAATTGGGAGTTTTTTGatcttttagatgaaatttacGGCACACGCGCAGATATTGTGGTTCCTGAAGATATCTTGGATTCATCAATATTAGAATTGTCTGAAAGTGAGGAGCAACCTGCTTTCACTTCAAAGAGATCTAAACGTGATGTTAAGGAAATTATGAGTGATATTTGTGAGACAGACAAGAAGTACATGGAGGAGTTTTTGCAAATGGAAAAAGagaagttggaaattgaacgcttgaaaatagaagaaatgaaaaaattgcgaGAGTTGTTATCAAACATGCAGTGATTTtcctattaatttaaatttttaataaaacaatttttatgttaattttattttggtaaCATAAAGACTGAAACAAAAACGCTACATTTGAACTGTTACCTGAATAGGTTAAAACctgaataataatagaaaataaatgtgttgaaatacaaaacattagttttatttttagttgatattagttttattttgtttatgttaaaggaatgtacgtatacatatgtatgtcgtaaaatgaaatttaaagttcAGGTTGCTCTTTGTAAAAACTAAAGTTTTAAGCTGATAATAAATTGGTTAATTGATCTCGTTTTGATCTACCATCCAACTCTTCGATGTCTGCTCGGGATTCCGTACTTGTATCTTCTAATATATCAGGAAGATCCGAAGTGGTAAAACTTTCGTTATTTATAATGATGTTATGGAGTATCatacatgaaattataatattttttacaagcttGATGTtgcgaatttcaatgaaattcagtatacggaactttttctttaaaattccaAACGCTTGTTCCACGCAGACTCTTGTACTACTTAAAATAGTATTAAATCTTTGTTGTCCCTCACTTAAAAAGCCGGTATCTTTATATGGTACCATAAGAAATCTCTCCAGTGGATAAGCTGCATCTCCCAGCAAATGGCACTCAGGAGGAAAGGGAATATCTCCGTTTATTATTGCTTGACGTAAAGGGCTGCTTTGCCACACGGAAGCGTCGTGACACCTCCCAGGATATCCAGCAAAAACGTCGATAAAACGCAATTCGCTATCCACAACAGCTTGCGCTATTACTGAAAATGTGCCTTTTCTATTATAAAAACTGATGCTGCTTTGCGTTGGTTGGGTGATTTTGATGTGTGTCCCATCTACGCATCCTAGGACAAACGGAAATGGGTTGCTGCGCATTGCCTGAAATTTTTCCATAACAATCCGACGCTCTGATGCGGTCAAGGGAAATTTTATGATACgactttttagttttaataagattttaatcgttttgaaaaatacccGATAAGTAGCACCAATACCAACgttaaatatattacttaattCACGGAAACTATTTTGATTTCCTAATCTCCAAAGCGTAATATGCAATGCTAGCTTCAATGGTATATTGGGACGTCCTGCATTTTTTGCCGGCCAAAAGGGTTGTACTATTTCGCAAAGAgtctgaaatataaaatattaatataaaactacgttaatatttattatttatgtatactacCTGGAATGTTTGTATTTGCATCCTGAAATGGCTATAAAAGACATCGTTGGGCATTTCTTCAATGCACTCGagaaactttttgcattttggaATATTTCTCGCGATTCTCTGCGTCTTCCACAAgtgaaaaatcaatttgtgtcttTTTCTCATCTTTTTTGCAATAAGTAAATCACTACTGGATTGATTTTCACTAAAtaactcagcgaaagagcaaatTGCTAATTTTTTCACCGTCACATCCATTTTGATTGCATCAGCTGTGTTCTTAAATGAAACAATGCTGCCACCTAGATGTATGCAAAGCAATGCAGTGGTATCGAAAAATTGCATCGCAATGGATTTCGCATCGCAGTACACATTGCATCGTGACGTTTAGGAAGTCAGCCAAAGTCATCATAGTCATTAGTAGCATTGCTGTATTTCTGATAGCCATCAATATCCTATGagaatagtaataaaaattgcaaattaaaaatgtgataCATACACAATTGAGTTcaatattacatatgtacagggttggccatattaaactgacccattgagtaaccctataactttttactgtaatttcagatcagctaatgacataccgcgttggaagcgtcagtcgaaggagatttataccatgaaacagtacaccccaatagaacgcgctgaaattgttcagctgtacattcaaaattccttctcgattgtaaaaacgcaacgtgcgtggagaaaaaaaaaataaagtgaaaagtgcgccgtcaaagaacgcaatcaagcaaatgcacaaaagatttttgtcttccggcactgtggctaatacccgacgtccaaataaaaagcggccaagacgatctaacgaaaatatctcagttggacatccctcggaccactctacgacgtatcattcgtttggatttggggatattcccgtacaaaatacaactaaatcaacaactgttgccggccgacaagcctcgtcgcttggaatatgccaattttgtcgtccgaatggcccaaactgatgaggatttttggcatcaaatcattatgagtgatgaggcccatttctccttgaacggaaccgtaaataagcaaaattgccgtttctacgccactgaaaaccctcaaattattgaagaggtacctctccacgaccaaaaagttacagtctggtgtggcatttgcgctgatatggtcattgggccgttcttctttgaaaatggtcaacaccaaccattcaccgtcaatcaagagcgttatcgggccatgataaccgattttgtgatgccgattgttcgtgaaaatggtatggagcacttctggtttcagcaagatggcgcaccaccacacacagcacgagccaccgtcaacttattgaagactttgttccctggccgtttgatatcaaaaagcggcgattttgactggccgccacgatcaccggatttgacgccaccggacttttttctttggggctatttgaaatctaaggtttacgtcaacaaagacactaggcgcacttaaggccaatatccgacgggaaatacccgccatatcggccgagacgctggccaaaactatggaaaacgccgaaaaacgggcacattacgctatacgagctaagggcgaccacttgcgcgatatcatattcaaaaagtgatgtaaacgaatctccttgaactaaattaaatgtttttcacaatgaaatacaaaaaaatgtttctttttccatatttttttaataatcacatgggtcagtttaatatggccaaccctgtacattacTTTCTGTACTTACTCGTAGTGAGACTTTAATTTTGTCCTTGTTTCGAAGTTTTTTTGCGTTGTGTTTctccattttaaacttttccgtGTCCAAGCTTCATTCTCTACATTCATTTTCATCTTATTAATGCCCGTGGCAGATACTGAAATgtgtattaataattaaaatagcgCAAACGTAGATGATTTTTTTCCTATCTACAAGAACTTACAATTCACACATAAGCTACGTACTAAATCTTCAATGAACTGTGGGAAATGTGTcgactttttattttgtgacaATTTCCAGCGTATTTTTTCAACTAACTTTTCTTCAGGTGGTAAATCAGCTAAacgttttttctctttttcttctgCTAATCGGTATAAGTATGGAAAACAATCGTTGCTTAGTTTTGGCGAGCGTTTCTAACGCCCATTGTAGTTATATGGAATCCTCCTAGGCTCCGCTATGCTTAggaagaaatattatttaaatgcaaGTATCGGTAAGTATTCTCTTTGCTTACCTGCATTCACATCACTGCATCGCAAATGCTGACATCTTCAAAGTAATTTCCTCAGGCCCACaaattaataaatccaccttggaaagtactaagaaatttaatttaacaagCGAATCGCCCTGAAACAAACAGCCTACActaaaggcaacaacaaatacatgtatgtttttacttatatgtggttgccatcacctgtaataaattcgccttgccaCGAAAGTATTTCAATCTACTGCGACATTAATTCACTATGCACTAGCAAGTATGTATGTCTAATATTGAAACGAACCACTATAAAGCGAGCGATCATGAGTCGATTTTGATCGACTTAAATGCAGAAGTTTAAGCAAACTCAAAAAACAACCAAATCAAACGTTTtcaagaaagaaatatttataggtGAAATATTAAACGgcaatttcattgaaatcggTTCACACCAGTGGCGTAGATAGGGGGGGAAAGGGGATCAATTCGACCCATGAGACattgaaactaaaatttttgaaaaattgtacttATACATGTATATGCGTCCATTTCTCGAAATGCCTTCAACCTTTTTGCAGTATGACATCATTTAAACCActttaaaattagaaagaaaacaTCTTTTTATAATAGTTTTGCAATTGAACAGAATGGAATTCCCGCGCCTAAACGGGCTTACCAATTGAAAGGCATGAAATGGCGCTGTCATCGATAAGGACGTATTGAAGTTCGATAATCGAACATAGAGTCAATATTGCGGATTTATAACCTATTCCATAATCACGTTTGCATTGTTATTTGTTTATCATCTCatgatgaaaagatttttagtggCAAGAACACCCTTTGCTAAGAATagcgaaaatgaagaaaatgcagaATTATCTGCTGAAACGATTGCGAAGAAACTTCGTTGTGAAGCGTCAGGTAGTGAAAATATAGTCGAAGAAAATTCTCTCGATGAAAGTGGAGAGAGTGTTGAACATTGCAT comes from Anastrepha obliqua isolate idAnaObli1 chromosome 6, idAnaObli1_1.0, whole genome shotgun sequence and encodes:
- the LOC129250031 gene encoding uncharacterized protein LOC129250031, which produces MAEVETEKKWTFNLTKLLITTRWESEPEFAGKKRKKTVLWQQVLLKMKETEPGLTFTRDDITRKFLNLMVTYRRIKKRNNTSGQGATNWEFFDLLDEIYGTRADIVVPEDILDSSILELSESEEQPAFTSKRSKRDVKEIMSDICETDKKYMEEFLQMEKEKLEIERLKIEEMKKLRELLSNMQ
- the LOC129250029 gene encoding uncharacterized protein LOC129250029 yields the protein MQFFDTTALLCIHLGGSIVSFKNTADAIKMDVTVKKLAICSFAELFSENQSSSDLLIAKKMRKRHKLIFHLWKTQRIARNIPKCKKFLECIEEMPNDVFYSHFRMQIQTFQTLCEIVQPFWPAKNAGRPNIPLKLALHITLWRLGNQNSFRELSNIFNVGIGATYRVFFKTIKILLKLKSRIIKFPLTASERRIVMEKFQAMRSNPFPFVLGCVDGTHIKITQPTQSSISFYNRKGTFSVIAQAVVDSELRFIDVFAGYPGRCHDASVWQSSPLRQAIINGDIPFPPECHLLGDAAYPLERFLMVPYKDTGFLSEGQQRFNTILSSTRVCVEQAFGILKKKFRILNFIEIRNIKLVKNIIISCMILHNIIINNESFTTSDLPDILEDTSTESRADIEELDGRSKRDQLTNLLSA